From the genome of Vitis riparia cultivar Riparia Gloire de Montpellier isolate 1030 chromosome 2, EGFV_Vit.rip_1.0, whole genome shotgun sequence, one region includes:
- the LOC117932195 gene encoding putative transferase At4g12130, mitochondrial has protein sequence MHRLKPSLQFRKSITYTYVTLARHFSTDQTRFDHVGPMASLLKSRSVVRFRGPDTVKFLQGLLTNDVQRFCESPGEMTSTLVTPNVPFISDSPMYALMLTPQGRFLYDLFLYRPPRASEKLDRTGSGPGSDPGGRLELLADVDATVLDELLERFNKYRLRADVVIENVAEEFSCWQRYGENLTEKFSSAEEPEAASVGWGGAVDPAGTSSSHGNSHGWQWFKDPRLDSLGFRGIFPSNTTPPLVEADKETDEKNYLLWRLEKGVAEGSTEILKGEAVPLEYNLAGLNAISFDKGCYVGQELIARTHHRGVIRKRLLPLKFLDDSGKEIEQKVAPGSEVINAVSGKKAGTVTTALECRGLGLLRLEEALKGPSKLTIQGQEDVKVEAIRPEWWPTEWFQEYQQDTPAA, from the exons ATGCACCGCCTCAAACCCTCTCTCCAATTCCGCAAATCCATTACCTATACTTACGTAACACTTGCAAGGCACTTCTCCACTGACCAAACCCGCTTCGATCATGTTGGTCCCATGGCCTCACTTCTCAAGTCCAGGTCCGTGGTTCGGTTCCGAGGACCGGACACAGTCAAGTTTCTTCAGGGTCTGTTGACCAACGATGTGCAGAGGTTTTGTGAATCCCCGGGTGAGATGACCTCGACTTTGGTCACCCCCAATGTGCCTTTCATATCGGATTCGCCTATGTATGCTTTAATGTTGACCCCTCAGGGGAGGTTTTTGTATGATTTGTTCCTGTACAGGCCGCCTCGGGCTAGTGAGAAGCTTGACAGGACTGGGTCTGGACCTGGGTCAGACCCTGGTGGACGGTTGGAGTTGTTAGCAGATGTGGATGCCACTGTCTTGGACGAGCTCCTGGAGAGGTTCAACAA ATATCGGTTGAGGGCTGATGTTGTGATTGAGAATGTGGCGGAAGAATTCTCTTGCTGGCAGCGCTATGGTGAGAACCTTACTGAAAAGTTCTCATCTGCAGAAGAACCTGAGGCTGCTTCTGTTGGCTGGGGTGGTGCTGTTGATCCTGCTGGCACATCTTCCTCGCATGGAAATAGTCATGGGTGGCAATGGTTTAAGGACCCCAGGTTGGATTCTCTTGGTTTCAGGGGAATTTTTCCATCTAATACAACAC CACCCTTGGTTGAAGCAGACAAAGAAACAgatgaaaaaaattaccttCTTTGGAGATTAGAGAAGGGAGTTGCTGAAGGCTCAACTGAGATTCTGAAAG GTGAGGCAGTCCCACTTGAGTACAATCTTGCTGGTCTAAATGCAATAAGCTTTGACAAGGGATGCTATGTGGGCCAAGAGCTCATTGCCCGTACTCACCACCGGGGGGTCATTCGCAAGCGTCTGCTTCCTCTAAAGTTTCTTGATGATAGTGGAAAAG AAATTGAGCAGAAAGTTGCACCTGGCTCGGAAGTGATCAATGCCGTCTCTGGGAAGAAGGCTGGAACTGTGACAACTGCACTTGAGTGTCGTGGGCTAGGTCTTTTACGGTTGGAGGAAGCCTTAAAAGGGCCGAGTAAATTGACCATACAAGGTCAGGAAGATGTGAAGGTTGAGGCTATTAGACCAGAATGGTGGCCTACTGAATGGTTTCAAGAGTATCAACAAGATACTCCGGCCGCTTAG